One window of Stenotrophomonas indicatrix genomic DNA carries:
- the gspE gene encoding type II secretion system ATPase GspE: MNALAATAIDDTEGRILDALLARGRLKEGDLARARPLHAEAGGSLLGLLVRLGLVSERDQAQASADVLGLPLLEGRQLPESPPQALAEGLPLSLRFLKQFHVCPLALDEHGVQLWLADAHDPYPQQAVQLALGVPVTPLLGMRAEIDDLVERWFGQGRSAMGAIVETADGEGGAVDDIEHLRDLASEAPVIRLVNLVIQRAVELRASDIHVEPFENRLKVRYRVDGVLVEGESPPANLTAAVISRIKIMARLNIAERRLPQDGRIMLRVQGKELDLRVSTVPTAHGESVVMRLLDRETVVFDFHRLGFTDAFLPQFRKVLEQPHGILLVTGPTGSGKTTTLYTALSQLNTADVKIITVEDPVEYQIEGINQIQAKPQIGLDFANALRSIVRQDPDIIMIGEMRDLETARIAIQSALTGHLVLSTLHTNNAAGGITRLLDMGVEDYLLTSTINGILAQRLVRRLEPTHAERYEASPEEIERFDLRRLQPHGTIHLYRPKSSALAPTGYLGRTTIMEFLVMNDALRRAVMRRDGMGEIERIAREAGMRTMYEDGLSKALSGQTTLEEVLRVTEEG; the protein is encoded by the coding sequence GTGAACGCGCTCGCTGCCACCGCCATCGACGACACTGAAGGCCGCATCCTCGATGCGCTGCTCGCGCGTGGTCGGCTCAAGGAAGGAGATCTGGCGCGTGCGCGGCCGCTGCATGCCGAGGCCGGTGGCAGCCTGCTCGGCCTGCTGGTACGGCTTGGGTTGGTGTCCGAACGTGACCAGGCGCAGGCCAGTGCCGATGTGCTGGGCCTGCCGCTGCTGGAAGGACGGCAGCTGCCTGAATCGCCACCGCAGGCACTGGCTGAAGGCCTGCCACTGTCGTTGCGCTTCCTCAAGCAGTTCCACGTATGCCCGCTGGCGTTGGATGAACACGGCGTGCAGCTGTGGCTGGCCGACGCCCACGATCCTTATCCGCAGCAGGCCGTGCAGTTGGCACTGGGTGTGCCGGTCACGCCGCTGCTGGGCATGCGCGCGGAGATCGATGACCTGGTCGAGCGCTGGTTCGGCCAGGGCCGCAGTGCGATGGGTGCGATCGTGGAAACCGCCGATGGCGAAGGCGGCGCGGTGGACGATATCGAGCACCTGCGCGATCTCGCCTCTGAAGCGCCGGTGATCCGCCTGGTCAACCTGGTGATCCAGCGCGCGGTCGAACTGCGCGCATCGGACATCCACGTCGAGCCTTTCGAGAACCGTCTGAAAGTGCGTTACCGCGTCGATGGCGTACTGGTCGAAGGCGAGAGCCCGCCGGCCAACCTGACCGCCGCGGTGATCAGCCGCATCAAGATCATGGCCCGGCTCAACATCGCCGAACGCCGCCTGCCGCAGGATGGCCGCATCATGCTGCGCGTGCAGGGCAAGGAACTGGACCTGCGTGTCAGCACGGTACCCACCGCACACGGCGAAAGCGTAGTGATGCGCCTGCTCGACCGCGAGACGGTGGTGTTCGACTTCCATCGGCTGGGCTTCACCGATGCCTTCCTGCCGCAGTTCCGCAAGGTGCTTGAACAGCCGCACGGCATCCTGCTGGTGACCGGCCCCACCGGTTCGGGCAAGACCACCACGCTGTACACCGCGTTGAGCCAGCTCAACACCGCCGACGTCAAGATCATCACCGTTGAAGATCCGGTCGAGTACCAGATCGAAGGCATCAACCAGATCCAGGCCAAGCCGCAGATCGGGCTGGATTTCGCCAATGCGCTGCGCAGCATCGTGCGCCAAGATCCGGACATCATCATGATCGGCGAAATGCGCGACCTGGAAACCGCGCGCATCGCGATCCAGTCAGCGTTGACGGGCCACCTGGTGCTGTCCACGCTGCATACCAACAATGCGGCAGGCGGCATCACCCGCCTGCTCGACATGGGCGTGGAAGACTATCTGCTCACCTCCACCATCAACGGCATCCTGGCCCAGCGTCTGGTGCGCCGGCTGGAGCCGACCCACGCCGAGCGCTATGAAGCCTCGCCGGAAGAGATCGAGCGCTTCGACCTGCGTCGCCTGCAGCCGCACGGAACGATCCACCTGTATCGGCCGAAGTCGTCGGCACTGGCACCGACCGGCTATCTTGGGCGCACCACCATCATGGAATTCCTGGTGATGAACGACGCGCTGCGACGTGCGGTGATGCGCCGTGATGGCATGGGCGAGATCGAACGCATCGCCCGCGAAGCCGGCATGCGCACCATGTACGAGGACGGCCTGAGCAAGGCCCTGAGCGGGCAGACGACCCTCGAGGAAGTCCTGCGCGTGACCGAGGAAGGCTGA
- a CDS encoding S8 family peptidase has protein sequence MTKKQTLRINVLAAAVLSLTAVGAVHAAGLPVHEPVRQASAAQSGTDRIIVKYRAGTAAALDRSAKLSTVQSALTRASLSGGAARASTLGPQVVRRLGVGADVIRLQGRLAPAELQRVLKELKADPAVQYAEADVKLRRSELRAGDVQPALAPNDPYYQQYQWHLHDATGGINAPAAWDVSQGEGVVVAVLDTGILPQHPDLVGNLLEGYDFISDAETSRRATDDRVPGAQDYGDWVENDNECYSGSLAEDSSWHGTHVAGTVAEQTNNGVGMAGVAHKAKVLPVRVLGKCGGYLSDIADAITWASGGTVVGVPANANPAEVINMSLGGSGSCDGTYQDAINGAISRGTTVVVAAGNETDNASKYRPASCDGVVTVGATRITGGITYYSNYGTRVDLSGPGGGGSVDGNPGGYIWQSGSDAATTPASGSYSYMGMGGTSMASPHVAAVAALVQSALIAKGKDPLAPAAMRTLLKETARPFPVSIPTATPIGTGIVDAKAALANALEEPCTENCGPVATPLTNKTAVGGLNGTAGSSRLYSFEAAAGKQFSVITYGGTGNASVYIAQGREPSASDNDGKSTRPGTSETVRVNKPVAGTYYIKVVGEAAYNGVSILATQ, from the coding sequence GTGACCAAGAAGCAGACCCTTCGCATCAATGTGCTGGCTGCCGCCGTGTTGTCGTTGACCGCCGTTGGCGCCGTCCACGCCGCCGGGTTGCCGGTGCACGAACCAGTGCGCCAGGCAAGCGCTGCCCAGTCGGGCACCGACCGCATCATCGTCAAGTACCGCGCCGGCACGGCCGCCGCACTCGACCGTTCGGCCAAGCTGTCCACCGTGCAGTCGGCGTTGACCCGGGCCAGCCTGTCCGGTGGTGCGGCGCGTGCCAGCACGTTGGGGCCGCAGGTGGTGCGCAGGCTGGGCGTCGGCGCCGATGTGATCCGCCTGCAGGGCCGTCTGGCGCCCGCCGAGCTGCAGCGGGTGCTGAAGGAGCTGAAGGCCGATCCGGCCGTGCAGTACGCCGAGGCCGACGTGAAGCTGCGTCGCAGTGAACTCCGGGCCGGCGATGTGCAGCCGGCGCTGGCGCCGAACGACCCCTACTATCAGCAGTACCAGTGGCACCTGCACGACGCCACCGGTGGCATCAACGCGCCGGCGGCGTGGGATGTGTCGCAGGGCGAGGGCGTGGTGGTAGCGGTGCTCGACACCGGCATCCTGCCGCAGCATCCGGACCTGGTCGGCAACCTGCTGGAGGGCTACGACTTCATCAGTGACGCCGAGACCTCGCGCCGCGCGACCGACGATCGCGTGCCGGGCGCACAGGACTATGGCGATTGGGTTGAGAACGACAACGAGTGCTACAGCGGCTCGCTCGCCGAAGACAGTTCCTGGCATGGCACCCATGTGGCCGGTACCGTGGCTGAGCAGACCAACAACGGCGTCGGCATGGCCGGTGTCGCGCACAAGGCCAAGGTGTTGCCGGTCCGCGTACTTGGCAAGTGCGGTGGCTACCTGTCCGATATCGCCGATGCCATCACCTGGGCCTCCGGTGGCACCGTGGTGGGTGTCCCGGCCAACGCCAATCCGGCCGAGGTCATCAACATGAGCCTGGGTGGCAGCGGCAGCTGCGACGGCACCTACCAGGATGCGATCAACGGCGCGATCTCGCGCGGTACCACCGTGGTGGTGGCGGCAGGCAACGAGACCGACAACGCCTCCAAGTACCGCCCGGCCAGCTGCGATGGCGTGGTTACCGTGGGTGCCACCCGTATCACCGGTGGCATCACCTACTACTCCAACTATGGCACCCGCGTTGACCTGTCCGGCCCGGGTGGTGGCGGCAGCGTCGACGGCAACCCGGGTGGCTATATCTGGCAGTCCGGCTCCGATGCGGCCACCACGCCAGCGTCGGGCAGCTACAGCTACATGGGCATGGGCGGCACGTCGATGGCCTCGCCGCACGTGGCCGCCGTCGCTGCACTGGTGCAGAGCGCGCTGATCGCCAAGGGCAAGGATCCGCTGGCCCCGGCGGCGATGCGTACCCTGCTGAAGGAAACCGCACGTCCGTTCCCGGTCAGCATCCCGACTGCCACCCCGATCGGCACCGGCATCGTCGATGCCAAGGCTGCGCTGGCCAATGCACTGGAAGAGCCGTGCACCGAGAACTGCGGACCGGTGGCGACGCCGCTGACCAACAAGACCGCGGTGGGGGGGCTGAACGGCACTGCCGGCAGCAGCCGCCTGTACAGCTTCGAGGCAGCCGCCGGCAAGCAGTTCAGCGTGATCACCTACGGTGGCACCGGCAACGCCTCGGTCTACATTGCCCAAGGGCGCGAGCCGAGTGCCAGCGACAACGATGGCAAGTCGACCCGTCCCGGCACGTCCGAAACGGTGCGGGTGAACAAGCCGGTGGCTGGCACCTACTACATCAAGGTGGTGGGCGAAGCGGCCTACAACGGGGTGAGCATCCTGGCGACCCAGTAA
- a CDS encoding ESPR-type extended signal peptide-containing protein: MNRIYRKVWNKALGQLVVASELASSGSSGGVVDQRRSATDAAPARLAAALAFAMGLGMTGIASAQSVEIGGSANCVVLNSKVVDKCTVDGSASAKGSNAVAIGTGTSATGANSVALGAGSKAARANTVSVGDAGKERQVTNVAAGTAATDAVNKAQLDAQARATQAALAETAAEGSRYFKADGAGDDSDAAKIEGQGAIAVGSGSQSLANATTAVGTQAIAAGIGASAFGQNALAFGDASVVVGQSAAAFGLGDTAVGASAMAASENGAATALGALSEASADGATAVGAGAVAMGPGSTSLGRGAAAANEASIAVGAFSTAVGEYSTALGSNSAAVATGSVALGAGSLADRVDTVSVGAVDYGLTRQITSVAAGTEDTDAVNVGQLKDVAAVADTTAKRFQATGSSNSDAGALAEGDDALAAGEAANAIGNGTTAVGAGATAAAQNATAVGNNAQASGQNSAAFGNNAQAVGPGSVAVGGAAVDADGNPLITSGGVPVETGATSAGVGGTAVGASADAGGFAASAYGVGAYAAGAQSSAFGAVSNAIGDYSTAVGTQSNATGTSSVAIGGPADLIPGLGFFVQTQASGEAATAVGAGAIASGDHAVANGSLTEASGAEAVAVGYFAYAPGENASALGAQTWASGAQSTAVGYYATARGANSVALGANSEAVRANSVAVGSAGNERQITSVAAGSEATDAVNKAQLDAVASTADTTARFFQAQPESGSDVGAYAEGEGAVAAGSASNAIGAGALAQGAGAAAIGADSVALGRNTFADGDGAVAVGGLGQAYDEYNQPLLDEQGNPVQIGTTASAGSTAVGNAAQATGASSSAFGNAAQATGDNSFAAGGKSRATGSYAVAIGDSAFAKSDDSTAVGGYSTASEEGATAFGAGAWATGRNASAFGPAAWASANGATSIGYNSWANGTSSTAVGRGAFSYGDNSVALGFQALGNSINSIAIGTNTVAGGESAIALGAGSTASGNNAVALGAGSVASRDRSVSVGSAGNERQITSVAAGTQATDAVNKSQLDAVAATAATTSKYFQASGSADSDAGAYVEGDNALAAGESANAIGNGATALGSGANALAGNAQAIGFNALASAANASAIGANAQATGEYATAHGAESEASGEQSAAFGAASVASGAGSTATGVLSEASGEEAVAVGYFSNASGEAATAVGSESVASGTASAAFGIGAEATGGYSTAIGGYANASAFNATAFGNFANASGSNSVALGGDSEASGAYSTATGQGSLATGTNAVAVGGSLFGLLATEASGDYSTAVGGGAYAPGINSTALGNAAESRGANSVALGADSIADRDNTVSVGGGGNTRQITNVAAGTQGTDAVNKDQLDAVAAEGAKTSKYFQASGSADSDAGAYVEGDNALAAGEAANAIGNGATALGSGATAVAANATAVGFNTLATGSNSAAVGSNAQATGEDSAALGNGAVASGISATATGTAAQASGVYSTANGAEAVASGAQSLASGFRSAASADGTTAIGGYSEASGRLGTALGYGSAATGANTTAVGFGAAAAGSGAVAVGQSSEASGAESVAIGGSTFFGLIPSRASGTGAAAFGAGAWATDDYATAIGWNAWADAADSTALGASATASAANSVALGAGSKADRANTVAVGSAGNERQVAHVAAGTETTDAVNKGQLDAVASVADKTSKHFQAGGSADSDAGAYVEGDNTLAAGEAANAIGNGASALGSGATAVAANATAVGFNALASGANGAALGNAAQATGVDSVALGSGAAASELGSSATGAGAQAKGAYSTASGAQSTAGGTQSQASGFRATATADGTSALGSYAEASGRLGTAVGYSAKATAAGSTAVGFGATASAANSTALGASAVADRANTVSVGSAGAERQITRVAAGTQATDAVNRAQLDAVASTADTTSRHFRASGSGTATASGTDAVAIGSAANAGGARSNALGANASAIGGGALALGANSGVTGTNSVALGTGARALEANVVSVGGGNGTAGPATRRIVNVADGRITAGSSDAVTGSQLNVTNQRVGAVETRVGDFDSRIATVETSAASSVGYDDASRDRLTLAGIQGTTIDNVGAGSIASGSRQAINGGQLFQSLSDAASFLGGGASVGMQGVFVAPNYVIQGSTYSNVGDALGALDRKVSEIDRRTASGTRSGAASLRSMAAPLDADASNVATASASADASLADGGSATATARVQGTPTAASAGSAQPALVAGGGINAVAMGDGAVASGASSTAVGQGASATAANAVALGQGSVADRANTVSVGSEGSERQVTNVAAGTTATDAVNKGQLDRGITTANSYTDSRVQAVSDSFDVFKGEVDGRLRHMDRRIDRQGAMSSAMLNMATSAAGIRTQNRVGVGIGFQGGESAMSLGYQRAISDRATVTIGGAFSSDDSSVGVGAGFGW; the protein is encoded by the coding sequence ATGAATCGGATTTATCGCAAGGTCTGGAACAAAGCATTGGGTCAGTTGGTGGTGGCCTCGGAACTGGCCTCTTCCGGCTCATCAGGCGGGGTCGTCGACCAGCGCCGCAGTGCGACGGATGCCGCGCCGGCACGACTGGCCGCAGCGTTGGCCTTTGCAATGGGACTGGGAATGACCGGCATCGCCTCGGCGCAGTCGGTCGAGATTGGCGGCAGCGCGAACTGCGTGGTGCTCAACAGCAAGGTGGTGGACAAGTGCACGGTCGATGGCAGTGCCAGCGCCAAGGGCAGCAACGCGGTGGCGATCGGTACAGGCACCAGTGCCACCGGCGCCAACAGCGTGGCGCTGGGCGCCGGTTCCAAGGCAGCGCGCGCCAACACCGTCTCAGTCGGTGATGCCGGCAAGGAACGGCAGGTGACCAACGTCGCCGCCGGTACCGCCGCTACCGATGCAGTGAACAAGGCGCAGCTGGATGCACAGGCTCGCGCCACGCAGGCCGCGCTTGCGGAGACGGCGGCCGAGGGCAGCCGCTATTTCAAGGCCGATGGCGCCGGTGATGACAGTGACGCGGCGAAGATCGAAGGCCAGGGCGCCATCGCGGTCGGTAGTGGCAGCCAGTCGCTGGCCAACGCCACCACCGCGGTCGGCACCCAGGCGATTGCCGCAGGAATCGGTGCCAGTGCCTTCGGCCAGAACGCGCTCGCCTTCGGCGATGCCAGCGTGGTGGTCGGGCAGAGCGCGGCCGCATTCGGCCTTGGCGATACCGCAGTAGGTGCCAGCGCCATGGCCGCCAGTGAGAACGGTGCAGCCACCGCGTTGGGTGCACTGTCCGAAGCCAGTGCCGATGGCGCCACAGCAGTGGGTGCAGGCGCGGTGGCGATGGGCCCCGGCAGCACCTCGTTGGGCCGTGGTGCGGCCGCCGCCAATGAAGCGTCGATTGCCGTCGGTGCGTTCAGCACGGCGGTGGGCGAGTACAGCACTGCGCTGGGTTCCAATTCGGCGGCCGTGGCCACCGGCAGCGTGGCGCTGGGCGCCGGCTCGCTGGCCGACCGCGTCGATACCGTGTCGGTAGGTGCGGTCGACTACGGCCTGACCCGGCAGATCACCAGTGTTGCCGCAGGTACCGAAGATACCGATGCGGTCAACGTCGGCCAGTTGAAGGACGTGGCAGCAGTAGCCGATACCACCGCCAAGCGCTTCCAGGCCACCGGCAGCAGCAACAGCGATGCCGGCGCATTGGCCGAGGGAGATGACGCGCTCGCCGCTGGCGAGGCCGCCAATGCAATCGGTAACGGTACGACTGCAGTCGGTGCAGGTGCGACCGCGGCCGCGCAGAACGCCACTGCGGTCGGCAACAATGCGCAGGCGTCGGGCCAGAACAGTGCGGCCTTCGGCAACAACGCGCAGGCGGTCGGCCCGGGTAGCGTCGCCGTGGGTGGTGCTGCGGTGGATGCCGATGGCAATCCGCTGATCACCAGCGGTGGCGTGCCGGTAGAGACCGGTGCCACCAGTGCCGGAGTCGGTGGTACCGCTGTCGGCGCCAGTGCCGATGCCGGTGGTTTTGCCGCCTCGGCGTACGGCGTGGGTGCCTACGCGGCAGGTGCGCAGTCGTCGGCATTCGGCGCAGTGTCCAATGCCATCGGCGACTACTCCACGGCCGTCGGTACGCAGAGCAACGCTACCGGTACCAGCAGCGTGGCCATCGGTGGTCCAGCCGATCTGATCCCGGGCCTGGGCTTCTTCGTGCAGACCCAGGCCAGTGGCGAAGCGGCCACGGCCGTCGGTGCCGGTGCGATCGCCAGCGGTGACCACGCCGTGGCCAACGGCAGCCTGACCGAGGCCTCCGGTGCCGAGGCGGTCGCAGTGGGCTACTTCGCCTATGCACCGGGCGAGAACGCCAGCGCGCTGGGGGCGCAGACCTGGGCCAGTGGCGCGCAGAGCACCGCCGTCGGCTACTACGCCACCGCGCGTGGTGCCAACAGCGTTGCACTGGGCGCCAATTCCGAAGCGGTGCGCGCCAACAGCGTGGCCGTGGGCAGTGCAGGCAACGAGCGGCAGATCACCAGCGTGGCTGCCGGCAGCGAAGCCACTGATGCAGTGAACAAGGCCCAGCTGGACGCCGTGGCCAGCACCGCCGACACCACCGCACGCTTCTTCCAGGCGCAGCCGGAAAGCGGCAGTGATGTCGGCGCCTATGCGGAAGGCGAGGGTGCGGTGGCGGCGGGTTCGGCCAGCAACGCCATCGGTGCCGGCGCGTTGGCACAGGGTGCAGGCGCAGCGGCCATCGGTGCCGACAGCGTGGCACTGGGCCGCAATACCTTCGCCGATGGTGACGGTGCAGTGGCCGTGGGTGGTCTCGGCCAGGCCTACGACGAATACAACCAGCCGCTGCTGGATGAGCAGGGCAACCCGGTGCAGATCGGCACCACCGCTTCGGCCGGATCCACCGCCGTCGGCAATGCCGCGCAGGCGACCGGTGCCAGCAGCAGCGCCTTCGGCAATGCGGCACAGGCTACCGGCGACAACAGCTTCGCGGCGGGCGGCAAGTCGCGCGCCACCGGCAGCTATGCCGTCGCCATCGGTGACAGTGCCTTTGCCAAGTCCGACGACAGCACTGCGGTGGGCGGCTACAGCACAGCCAGCGAAGAGGGTGCCACCGCTTTCGGCGCCGGTGCCTGGGCCACCGGCCGCAATGCCTCGGCGTTCGGTCCGGCGGCCTGGGCCAGTGCCAACGGCGCGACCTCCATCGGCTACAACAGCTGGGCCAACGGCACCAGTTCCACCGCCGTCGGCCGCGGCGCCTTCAGCTACGGCGACAACAGCGTTGCGCTGGGCTTCCAGGCGCTGGGCAACAGCATCAACAGCATCGCCATCGGCACCAATACGGTGGCCGGCGGTGAAAGTGCGATCGCCCTGGGCGCGGGCAGCACGGCCAGTGGCAACAACGCGGTTGCGCTGGGTGCTGGTTCGGTGGCCAGCCGTGACCGCAGCGTGTCGGTGGGCAGCGCCGGCAACGAGCGGCAGATCACCAGTGTGGCGGCCGGTACCCAGGCCACCGATGCGGTGAACAAGTCGCAGCTCGATGCGGTTGCAGCCACTGCGGCGACCACCAGCAAGTACTTCCAGGCCAGTGGCAGCGCCGACAGCGATGCCGGTGCCTACGTGGAAGGCGACAACGCGTTGGCCGCGGGTGAATCGGCCAATGCCATCGGCAACGGCGCAACCGCCCTCGGCAGTGGCGCCAATGCACTGGCCGGCAACGCACAGGCCATCGGCTTCAATGCCCTGGCCAGCGCGGCCAATGCCAGCGCCATTGGTGCCAATGCACAGGCGACCGGCGAATACGCCACCGCGCACGGTGCCGAAAGCGAAGCCAGTGGCGAGCAGAGTGCAGCCTTCGGTGCGGCCTCGGTGGCCAGCGGCGCCGGCAGCACCGCCACCGGCGTGCTGTCCGAGGCGAGCGGCGAGGAAGCCGTGGCGGTGGGCTACTTCAGCAACGCCAGCGGTGAGGCCGCCACCGCGGTCGGTAGTGAAAGCGTGGCCAGTGGCACCGCTTCGGCCGCATTCGGCATCGGCGCAGAAGCGACCGGTGGCTACAGCACCGCCATCGGTGGTTACGCCAACGCATCGGCATTCAACGCCACCGCCTTCGGCAACTTCGCCAACGCCTCCGGCTCCAACAGCGTGGCGCTCGGCGGCGATTCGGAAGCATCCGGTGCCTACAGCACTGCCACCGGCCAGGGCAGCCTGGCTACCGGCACCAATGCCGTGGCCGTCGGTGGATCGTTGTTCGGCCTGCTGGCGACCGAAGCATCCGGCGACTATTCCACCGCGGTCGGTGGCGGCGCCTATGCGCCGGGCATCAACAGCACCGCGCTGGGCAATGCGGCTGAATCGCGCGGTGCCAACAGCGTGGCGCTGGGCGCCGATTCGATTGCCGACCGCGACAACACCGTGTCGGTCGGTGGCGGCGGCAACACCCGCCAGATCACCAACGTGGCCGCCGGTACCCAGGGTACCGATGCGGTGAACAAGGACCAGCTGGACGCGGTGGCCGCCGAGGGAGCGAAGACCAGCAAGTACTTCCAGGCCAGCGGCAGCGCCGACAGCGATGCCGGTGCCTATGTGGAAGGCGACAACGCACTGGCTGCCGGTGAAGCGGCCAATGCGATCGGCAATGGCGCCACCGCGCTCGGCAGTGGTGCCACGGCCGTGGCCGCCAACGCGACCGCGGTGGGCTTCAACACGCTGGCCACGGGCAGCAATTCGGCCGCGGTCGGCAGCAACGCACAGGCTACTGGCGAAGACAGCGCCGCACTCGGCAACGGCGCGGTGGCCAGTGGCATCAGCGCTACCGCCACTGGCACCGCGGCACAGGCCAGCGGCGTCTACAGCACCGCCAACGGTGCGGAAGCCGTCGCCAGCGGTGCGCAGTCGCTGGCCAGTGGTTTCCGCAGCGCGGCCTCGGCCGATGGCACCACCGCCATCGGTGGTTACAGCGAAGCCAGCGGCCGCCTCGGCACCGCGCTGGGCTACGGCTCGGCGGCGACCGGTGCCAACACAACGGCTGTCGGCTTCGGTGCAGCAGCGGCAGGCAGCGGCGCGGTCGCCGTCGGTCAATCCAGCGAAGCCAGTGGCGCAGAGAGTGTCGCCATCGGTGGCAGCACCTTCTTCGGCCTGATTCCGTCGCGTGCCAGCGGTACCGGTGCGGCGGCCTTCGGTGCCGGTGCCTGGGCCACCGACGACTACGCCACCGCGATTGGCTGGAATGCGTGGGCCGATGCGGCTGACAGCACCGCTCTGGGTGCCAGCGCTACGGCCAGCGCTGCCAACAGCGTCGCCCTCGGCGCAGGCTCGAAGGCGGACCGTGCCAACACGGTGGCCGTCGGCAGCGCAGGCAACGAACGTCAGGTCGCCCACGTTGCTGCTGGTACCGAGACCACCGATGCGGTGAACAAGGGCCAGCTGGATGCAGTGGCCAGTGTCGCCGACAAGACCAGCAAGCACTTCCAGGCCGGCGGCAGTGCCGACAGCGATGCCGGGGCGTACGTCGAAGGCGACAACACGCTGGCCGCGGGTGAAGCGGCCAATGCGATCGGCAACGGCGCCAGTGCGCTCGGCAGCGGTGCCACGGCAGTTGCGGCCAACGCTACTGCGGTCGGTTTCAATGCGCTGGCCAGCGGCGCCAATGGCGCTGCGTTGGGCAACGCGGCACAGGCCACCGGCGTGGACAGCGTGGCGCTGGGCAGTGGTGCTGCCGCCAGCGAGCTCGGCTCCAGCGCCACCGGCGCCGGTGCGCAGGCCAAGGGTGCCTACAGCACCGCCAGTGGCGCGCAGTCCACCGCCGGCGGCACGCAGTCGCAGGCCAGTGGCTTCCGTGCCACGGCAACGGCCGACGGCACGTCGGCGCTGGGCAGCTACGCCGAGGCCAGCGGTCGCCTCGGCACCGCTGTCGGCTACAGCGCCAAGGCCACCGCCGCCGGTTCCACGGCGGTTGGTTTCGGTGCCACCGCAAGTGCCGCCAACAGCACGGCGCTGGGCGCGTCGGCAGTAGCCGATCGGGCCAACACGGTATCGGTGGGCAGTGCAGGCGCAGAGCGGCAGATTACCCGCGTTGCCGCCGGTACCCAGGCCACCGATGCAGTCAACCGCGCGCAGCTGGATGCGGTCGCTTCCACCGCCGACACCACCAGCCGCCACTTCCGCGCCAGCGGCAGTGGCACCGCAACCGCCAGCGGCACCGACGCGGTGGCCATCGGCTCGGCTGCCAACGCCGGCGGTGCACGCAGCAACGCACTGGGTGCCAATGCCTCGGCCATTGGTGGCGGCGCGCTTGCGCTGGGTGCCAACAGCGGCGTCACCGGGACCAACTCGGTCGCCCTCGGCACCGGTGCACGTGCCCTGGAAGCCAACGTGGTGTCGGTCGGTGGCGGCAACGGCACCGCCGGCCCTGCCACGCGCCGCATCGTCAACGTTGCAGATGGCCGCATCACCGCCGGCAGCAGCGATGCCGTGACCGGTTCACAGCTCAACGTCACCAACCAGCGCGTGGGCGCGGTGGAAACACGGGTCGGAGATTTCGACTCGCGCATCGCCACCGTTGAAACCAGCGCGGCCAGTTCGGTCGGCTACGACGATGCCAGCCGCGACCGCCTGACCCTGGCCGGTATCCAGGGCACCACCATCGACAACGTCGGCGCCGGCAGCATTGCGTCCGGCAGCCGCCAGGCGATCAACGGTGGGCAGCTGTTCCAGTCGCTCAGCGATGCCGCCAGCTTCCTCGGCGGCGGTGCCAGCGTCGGCATGCAGGGCGTGTTCGTTGCGCCGAACTATGTGATCCAGGGGTCCACCTACAGCAACGTCGGCGACGCGCTGGGCGCACTGGACCGCAAGGTCAGCGAGATCGATCGTCGCACCGCCAGCGGCACACGTTCCGGCGCGGCCAGCCTGCGTTCGATGGCCGCTCCGCTGGATGCAGACGCGTCCAACGTGGCCACGGCGTCGGCCAGCGCCGATGCGAGCCTGGCGGATGGCGGATCGGCAACGGCCACTGCCCGTGTGCAGGGCACCCCGACCGCAGCCAGCGCAGGCAGTGCACAGCCGGCACTGGTCGCAGGCGGTGGCATCAACGCCGTCGCGATGGGTGATGGCGCTGTCGCCAGTGGTGCATCGTCCACCGCTGTCGGCCAGGGCGCGAGTGCAACGGCGGCCAATGCGGTGGCGCTGGGCCAGGGCTCGGTTGCCGATCGTGCCAACACCGTCTCGGTCGGCAGCGAGGGCAGCGAACGCCAGGTCACCAACGTGGCGGCCGGTACGACAGCCACCGACGCGGTCAACAAGGGCCAGCTGGATCGTGGCATCACCACCGCCAACAGCTACACCGACAGCCGCGTGCAGGCGGTCAGCGACAGCTTCGATGTGTTCAAGGGTGAAGTGGATGGACGCCTGCGCCACATGGATCGCCGCATCGACCGCCAGGGCGCGATGAGCTCGGCGATGCTCAACATGGCCACCAGTGCCGCCGGCATCCGCACCCAGAACCGGGTCGGCGTCGGCATCGGTTTCCAGGGCGGTGAGTCGGCCATGTCGCTGGGCTACCAGCGTGCGATCAGCGATCGCGCCACGGTCACCATCGGTGGTGCCTTCAGCAGTGATGACAGCTCGGTCGGCGTTGGTGCCGGCTTCGGCTGGTAA